In Dryocola sp. LX212, the genomic stretch GCCGTACACAGCGTAATTCCAGTTTTGTTCATCATGTTCTCCTGATGCTGATTGCACAGAAAAAGCCTGGTACAAAACCATTATTGTGCAAGGCTGTCTGGTACTTAAGCGGCCTTTGTACGTTTACGGGCAGGATGGTCGGCAACGTTTGCCTCTTCCATACTCTCCGCGCAGCTTTCAGCTGGCGCAGGTGCTTCGGTCTCCGGCAATTTGCCGCTTTTCAGCACATTTGAAAGCACATCTTTATTTTCCGCCAGCCACATGGCCAGCACGTCGCTCTGACCTTCTTCAAAGGCTACCGGGCTGTGCTGCAGCCAGTCGCCCAGCACTTCCGCCAGGTCGAGCATTTTGTCATATGCATCGGCATCTTTTTTACTGGCGAAAGCCATCTTTTCTTGCCCCTCTCGCACTACCACATATTTAATTTCAACCGCCATTT encodes the following:
- a CDS encoding YebG family protein; the protein is MAVEIKYVVVREGQEKMAFASKKDADAYDKMLDLAEVLGDWLQHSPVAFEEGQSDVLAMWLAENKDVLSNVLKSGKLPETEAPAPAESCAESMEEANVADHPARKRTKAA